The Kribbella jejuensis genome segment GATGCCGGCCGTCGGCGGCGCCGTCCTGCACGATCCGACCGACGCGGAGATCGCGGAGGCGTGGGGTGTGCCGACGACGCTGGAGTCCGACGACACGGCGTTCGACGTGCTCGTGATCGGTGCCGGGCCGGGTGGGCTCGCGGCGGCGGTGTACGGGTCGTCGGAGGGCCTGCGGACGCTCGTCGTGGAGCGGGAGTCGATCGGTGGGCAGGCGGGGACGAGCTCGCTGATCCGGAACTATCTGGGGTTCTCCCGTGGCATCCGCGGGTCGGAGCTGGCCCAGCGCGGGTACCAGCAGGCCTGGGTGTTCGGCGCGCACTTCGTGTTGATGCGGACCGTCGGCCAGTTGGAGTGGCGCGACGGCCGGTTCCACGCCGTCATCGAGGACGTGGGTGAGGTGACGGCGCGGGCCGTCGTGCTCGCGACCGGCGTCTCGTACCGGCGGCTCGACGTGCCGGCGCTCGAGCGGCTCGTCGGGAACGGCGTGTACTACGGCGCGAGCGTGTCGGAGGCGCACGGCCTGAAGGACCGGGACGCGTGCGTGGTCGGCGGCGGCAACTCGGCCGGCCAGGCGGTGCTGCACCTGGCCCGGTACTGCCGGCACGTGTTGCTGGTGATCCGCGGCGAGGACCTGTCGGCGAGCATGTCGCAGTACCTGATCGACGCGATCGATGCCGCGGGCAACGTCACCGTGCGGGCGTCCAGCGAGGTGGTCGACGGCGGCGGTGACGGCCGGCTGCAGCGGTTGACGCTGCGGGACCGCAAGACCGGCACCGAGGAGGACCTGCCCATCGACGGGCTGTTCGTGATGATCGGTGCCGTACCAGGGACCAGGTGGCTGCCCGCCGAGGTCGCGCGGGACAAGCTCGGCTTCGTCCTCACCGGCTCCGATGCCGGCGCCGATCCGCTCTGGCGGGAAGGCCGCCCGCCACAGCCGTACGAGACGACGCTGCCCGGCCTGTTCTCGGTCGGTGACGTCCGCTCCGGCTCCGTCAAACGGGTCGCGTCCGCGGTCGGCGAAGGGTCGGTGGTGGTGTCCCAGATCCACACCCACCTCAAGGTCGCACCGGATGCCTGAGCGGCGCTTCGTCTACACGCCCGCCATGGTCGGGCTGACCGCGCTGGTCCTGCTCGTCCCGATCGCGGGTCTGGTGTTGTTGCGGCAGGCGCCGGCTCTCGACGTGCACTGGGAACATCACCCGACACATTTCTGGCTGGTACTGCTCACGGCAGCGTTGGGCGCGGTACTGGCCTATCTCACCGGTGCCGCCGCGCTGCGGCGAGGTGACGCACGGGTGCTGTTCGTCTCGCTGGCCTTCCTTTCCGCGGCCGGATTCCTCGGACTGCACGCACTGGCAACCCCGAAGGTCCTCCTCGACACCCCGAACGCCGGCTTCACCCTCGCGACGCCGGTGGGCGTGGCGCTGGCGTCGGTGTTCGCCTTCCTGTCCAGCCTGACCGTCTCCGGCACCACCTGGGGGCGGCGAGCTCGTGACGGGCTGATCGTCGTGATGGCCTTGTGGGCGGTGGCTTCGGTACTGCGGCTGCCGCCGCTGCACGCGACGTCCGTCCCGGAAGTCGCCGAGGGCATCCTGCGAGGGCTCGCCGTACCCGCGGTAGTGCTGTACGGCGTCGCGGCGGCTCGCTACCTGCGGATCTGGTGGGAGCGCCCGTCGCTGATGGTGCTGTCGATGATCTCCGCGTTCGTGCTGCTCGGCGAGGCGATGGTCGCGCTGGTGTTCGCGCGGAACTGGGCGCTGTCGTGGTGGGAGTGGCACGTGCTGCTGCTGGCGGCGTTCGTCCTGGTCGTGGCCGGCGTACGGATCCAGTGGTACGAGGAACGGTTCGCGGATCTGTACCAGGCGGACACCGTCTCGGGGCGCCGGGAGCTGACGGTGCTGTTCGCCGATCTCCAAGGGTTCACCGCGTTCTCCGAGCAGCACGATCCGGCCGAGGTCACGGCGATGCTCAACACGTACTTCGAGGTCGTTGTCCCGCCCGTCGTCCGGCGGCACGGCGGCGAGGTCGACCGGATCATCGGGGACGCGCTGATGGTCACGTTCAACAAGCGCGGGGACCAGCCGGATCATGCGGCCCGGGCCGCCGCGGCCGGGCTCGCCCTGCAGGACGCCGCGACCGCCGTCCGGGACGCGCATCCCAACTGGCCGCAGTTCCGGGTCGGGATCAACAGCGGGATCGCATCGGTCAGCCTGCTCGGGACCGAAGGCGGGCGGACCCACACCGTCATCGGCGACACGGTGAACGTCGCCTCCCGGATCGAGGGAAAGGCGCCCGCTGGAGGGGTCGCCATCGGGACGGCCACGAAAGCGCTGCTGCCGCGGGCACGCACCGAGTCCCTCGGACTGGTGAGTCTGAAGGGGAAATCCGAGCCTGTCGAGGTGTACCGGTTGCTGGCGCTCGACGAGTGATCGCCCTCGCGCCCGGCCCGGACAGCGCCGCGTGCATGATCACCCGTGCCTTTGCGGTCCGTACCGGGTGTTCACGTGTTGGCCCTTGGAACGATCACGTGCCGGTGTGAGAATCCGGGCCATGTCTGCCCTGATCCGACCACCCCGCCGCCTGGGCGTCCTCGTGGTCACCTCGAGTCTCGTCCTCGCCGGCGCCGCCGCCTTGGTCGCCCGGCCTGCCGACGCCGCCTCCACCGACGTCCTCATCACCGAGGTGTACGGCGGTGGCGGCAACAGCGGAGCGCCGTACACCAACGACTTCATCGAGCTGACCAACAACAGCTCCGCCCCGGTCGACGTGAGCGGCTGGTCGGTCCAGTACGCATCCGCTGCCGGTACGTCGTGGCAGGTCACCAAGCTGACCGGCAGCATCGCGCCCGGCGCCGCGTACCTGATCCAGGAGAGCGGCGGCGCGAACGGGCAGCCGATGCCGGCGCCGAACGTGACCGGAACGATCCCGATGTCGGCCACCGCCGGCAAGGTCGCACTCGTCACCAACCAGACCGCGCTCGCCTGCGGCTCGGCCTGCCACGCCGACCCGGCGGTCCGCGACTACGTCGGCTTCGGTACGGCGAACGACTCCGAGACCGCGCCGGCACCGGGCCTGTCGAACACGACCTCGGCCGCCAGGTCGAACCCGAAGCAGGACACCGACAACAACAGCGCTGACTTCGCCGCGGGCAACCCGTCGCCTGGCACGCTGACCGGTGGACCCGCTGAGCCGCCGCTGGACGCGAAGATCCACGACATCCAGGGCGCCGCGCACCGCTCACCGCTGGAGGGCAAGCGGGTCACCGACGTCACCGGTGTGGTGACCGCGAAGAGCAGCAGCGGATTCTGGTTCCAGGACACCCAGCCGGACGCCGACCCGGCCACCAGCGAAGGCATCTTCGTCTTCACCAGCTCCGCGCCGACGGTTTCGGTCGGCGACGCGCTGAGCGTCGAAGGCACGGTCGCCGAGTTCCGCCCGGGCGGCTCCGGCGGTACGACGAACCTGACAACCACCGAGCTCACCAACGCGAAGATCACCGTGACCGGGACGGCCGCCGTACCGGCTCCGACGATCGTCGGCCCGGGCGGGCGAGTCCCGCCGTCGACCGTGATCGAGGACGACGCGAACGGTGACGTCGAGAAGACCAGCACCGCGTTCGACCCCGCCACCGACGGCATGGACTTCTGGGAGTCGCTCGAGGGCATGTGGATCGGCATCAACCAGCCCGAGGTCACCGGCCCGACCAGTTCGTTCCGCGAGCTGTCCGTCGTACCGGCCGGCTCCGGCGTACGCACGGTGCGCGGCGGGATCCTGCTGCAGAAGACCGACTCCAACCCCGAGCGGATCCTGCTGGACGACGTGCTGACGCCGGTCCCGGACGCGAAGACCGGCGACAAGCTGGCCGGGACCGTGACGGGTGTCGTCGACTACTCGTTCGGGAACTTCAAGTTCCTGCCGACCACCACGCCGACCGTGATCGACGGCGGCGTGCAGCGCGAGGTGACGAAGGCCTCGCTGCCCACGCAGCTGTCGGTGGCGACGTTCAACGTGGAGAACCTGGACCCGTCCGACGGCGACGCCAAGTTCGACGGGCTCGCGCAGGCCGTCGTGCACAATCTCGCGGCGCCGGACATCCTCGGGCTCGAGGAGGTCCAGGACAACGACGGCGCGATCAACTCCGGTACGACGGCCGCCGACAAGACGCTGAACATGCTTGTCGCGGCGATCGTGAAGGCGGGCGGACCGACGTACGCCTGGCGCGAGATCGACCCGGTGGACAACGCCGAGGGTGGTGAGCCGGGCGGCAACATCAGGGTCGCGTTCATGTACCGCACCGACAAGCCGCTGAAGTTCGTCGACACCCCGGGCGGCGGCTCGACGACCGCCACGACGATCGTCACCGACCCCGCGGGACGTCCGCACCTGAGCTCCTCGCCGGGGCGGGTCGACCCGGCCAACCCGGCCTGGGCCGCGACCCGGGTGCCGCTCGCCGGCGAGTTCAAGTGGCACGGGCAGACCGTGTTCGTGGTCGTGAACCACTTCAGCTCCAAGGGCGGCGACGACCCGCTGTGGGGCCGGTTCCAGCCGCCGGTGCAGTCCAGCGCCCCGAAGCGGCACGAGCAGGCCGCCGCGGTCCGTGGCTTCGTCGACCAGATCCTGGCCAAGGACAAGGGCGCGAACGTCGTCGTACTGGGTGACCTGAACGACTTCGACTGGTCGCAGACCGCGGACATCCTGGTCGGATCCGGCAACACCGCGCTGGTCGACCTGCCCCGGACGCTGCCGCTGCCGGAGCGGTACAGCTACGTGTTCGAGGGCAACAGCCAGATCCTGGACCAGATCCTGATCTCGCAGAACCTCCGCCCGACCGCGTCGTACGACGTCGTGCACATGAACGCGGAGTTCCCGGACCAGATCTCCGACCACGACCCACAGGTGGTGAAACTCACGCCGCTGCCGTCCTGGGTGCGCTAACCCCTGGCTAACCGCAGTGTTACGTCGGTCGCCCGGGCGGGGTTTTCGCGTCCGGGCGACCGATACTGGTGTGGTGACAGACGACACGAAGCAGTACGCCGTACAGAAGTCCGAGGCGGAGTGGAAGGCGCAGCTCTCCCCCGCCGAGTTCCACGTCCTGCGCCAGGCCGGTACCGAGCGGCCGTTCGTCGGCGAGTACACCGACACCAAGACGGTCGGCGTCTACAAGTGCCGCGCCTGCGACGCCGAACTCTTCCGCAGCGAGACCAAGTTCGACTCGCACTGCGGCTGGCCGTCGTTCTTCGCGCCGCTGGCCGAGGACCGCGTGGAGTACATCGAGGACTCGACCCTCGGCATGAAGCGCGTCGAGGTCCGCTGCGCCAACTGCGGTTCCCACCTCGGCCACGTCTTCGAAGGCGAGGGCTACGGCACCCCCACCGACCTCCGCTACTGCATCAACAGCATCAGCCTCACCCTCGCCCCGTTGTAGATTGGGTCGGCTGGTCGACTCTGGGGAAGGAAATCGGTGGCTGACGAGGTCCGTACACCGCGGGTTCTGGATGTCCTTTCGGCGGCGGAGCCGTGGGAGGTGCCCGCGGCCTGGGTGGAGCGGATTCGCGCGCAGCTGAAGGTCTGGGCGGCCGATCCCGACGCGTTGCGCCCGCTGCGCTCCGACGCCTTCCCGGACTTCGTCAAGGGCACACCGGCCGCCGTCTGGTTCACCCACCAGGTGGCGCCGCTGCTGACCGGCTGGATTCCGGTCCTGCACGGTGAGTACGCCGACCTGTCCGCCGAGCTGACCCACGACTTCTACCGGCCCTCCTCGCGCCTGGGTGGAAACGGGCACGTGATCTACGTGGCGCCGACCGACTGGCACCTGCAGGCGATCGCCGGAGCGCGCGGCTTCCGCGAGCTCGGGCGCAAGCACGCGCTGCTGGTGTCCCGCGACGTGGTCCGGCTGTTCGTCGACGCGCCACCGATGGCGGCCCGCGCCGAGGCGCTCGCGGCCGCGTTCGACCGGGTCGTCGCCGACCGCGAGGCGACCCATCTGCACATCACCGGCGAGTACGACGAGATCGCGAAGTACTGGCGGACCGACGCGCTCCGGCCCGGTGAGCGCGCCGTACTGCCCGAGCTGGCCGGCCCGACCGCCGCTCTGCGGTACTCGATCAACTCGATCCGCGACACGCACGCCCGGCTGCTGATGACGAGCCCGGACGAGTACGCCGGTGACTTCGCCCAGGTGCTGGCCGAGCTGATCCTGGCGTCGGGCCTGCGCGGCATCCCGCAGGCCGTGGCAAACATCCTCGGCGACGCGACCATCGACGTACACCACGCGCTCGAGGAGATCGCGCCGCGGTTCAACCTGCACACCTGGCACGGGCACGTCAACCAGTGGATGTCGCGTGCGATCCGGAGTGGGCAGTCACCACTCGCGCGGGCCTGGGGCGCCGCGGCCGCGCGGGTCGGCGTGCACCTGTCCGGCGTACTCAGTAAGCAGCCGTGGCCGGAGCCGGAGATCCCCGACCTGACCACGCTGTTCCGGATGCTCGACCGGGAGCGGTGGAGCGCCCTGGAGACGGCCGCCGCGGCCGAGCAGGACCACTCGCTCTCGGCCGCGTGGAGCAGCGTCAAGAAGGACGCCGAGGACGGGCAGACTCCGGCCAAGAGCAGCGGCGTGGACGTGAACGAGCCGCTGCCACCGAAGCCGGTCGACCTGACCGACAACCCGCTCGCCGAGCTCGACTCGCTGATCGGCCTGGAGTCGGTCAAGGACGCCGTCCGCAAGATGGTCGCCGAGGTGAAGACGAACCTGCGCCGCGCCGAGCTCGGTCTGCCCAGCCACGAGCGGGCCCGGCACATGGTGTTCGTCGGCAAGCCCGGTACGGCGAAGACCACGATCGCGCGGCTGCTCAGCCGGATCTACCACCAGCTGGGCGTGCTGGAGAAGGGCCATGTGGTCGAGGTCGACCGGTCCGACCTGGTCGGTGCCGCGGTCGGTTCGACCGCGCCGATGACCGCGGCCAAGTTCCGCGAGGCGCTCGGCGGTGTGCTGTTCATCGACGAGGCGTACAGCCTGACGCCGGAGAACACGCCCGGCGACTACGGCTTGGAAGCGGTCGCGACGATCCTGAAGATGATGGAGGACCACCGCAACGACTGCATCGTGATCGTCGCCGGGTACCACCGCGAGATGCAGCGCTTCATGGAGTCGAACACCGGTCTGCAGTCCCGGTTCCCGAAGCTGCTGTCGTTCAGCGAGTACGACACCGACCAGCTGGTCCAGATCTTCGAGCTGCAGGCCAGGCAGAAGGGCATGATCTACGGCGAGGAAGTGCTCGACAAGGTCCGGAGCGTGATCCCGCCCGCACCGCGTGGCCACAGCTTCGGCAACGGCCGCTTCATCCGCAACGTCCTCGAAGAGGCCGTCTCCAACCAGGCCACCCGCCTGTCCGCCCTCGACCCCCACAAACTCACCGAACGCGACCTCCGCGAACTCATCCCCGCCGACGTCCGCCCCCCAACCTCCATGCGCGCCGAGGACTACCTCCTGCAGAAGCCCGGCACCTGAGTCACCCAGGATTCCTGGATTACAGGATTCCTGGTATTGTGGAAGCATGGACACTCACATCGGTTTCGCGGCAGTGCAGCCGAAGAACGGGACGATCACAATCCCGGCACAGCTTCGGCGCCGGTTCGGGCTCGACAAGCCTGGTGCCCAGGTGGAGATCATCGTCCGCGACGGTGAGATCGTCCTGCTGCCCCACGTTGCGGTACCAGCCGAGCAGGCGTGGTTCTGGTCCGAACGGTGGCAGGCCAAGGAGCGAGAGGCCGACACGGACCTGGCCGCCGGTCGCGCGACCACGTTCGACACGGCCGAGGACTTCTTGGCACACCTGGAGCAGATCAACGCCGAGGCCGACGACGCCGACCGCACCTCAGGCGAGTAGACCGCCGGTCGATGAAGTACCGCACCGCGGGCACGTTCGATCGTGACCTTGCCCGCCTCCCCGGCGATCACCGGCAGATGTTCCTGAAGATTCTGAGCGAACACTTTCTGCCCGCCATCGCCGCCGGCAGTTTCACCGGTACGCCGCCGTGGCCCAAACGTCTCCGGATACATCAACTCGCAGGCGGCATCTACTCCATCACGTGGAGCTTCACCGGTCCTGACGGTCGGGCGACGTTTCATCTCGAGCGCACCGACGACGGCGAGACGATCCTCGTCTGGCGCCGTATCGGCACTCACGACATCTACGACCGGCCCTAGACGGGGGTCGCGAGGGCTACTGGGTTGCCGTCGGGGTCGGCGAGGTAGGCCTGGCGTTCGCCCCAGGGCATGGTGGCTGGTTCCTGGAGGATGGGGTGGCCGGCGGCGCGGAAGCGTTCGATTTCGGTCTCGACGTTGTCGACGTACACGAACAGTTCGAAGCGAGGCGCCGTGCCGACGGTGATGCCTAGCTGGGCCTCCGGCCAGTTGGCGTCGGACAGGCCCAGGGAGGACTCACCGCGCTCGAGGCCGACGTAGTGCGGCTCGCCCTCGAGCGGGAACTGGTACGTCGGCCGGTACCCGAGCAGGGTGTAGAACTCCACGGCCCGGCGTACGTCGGAGACGTACAGGACCGGGAACGCCTTAGACAAGGTTCGCGATCAGGTCGGCGACGTCGGTCCGCTTGCCCGTGTAGAACGGGATCTCCTCGCGGGTGTGCCGCCGCGCCGACGCCGCCCGCAGCTCACGCATCAGGTCGACGATCCGGTGCAGCTCGTCCGCCTCGAAGGCCAGCATCCACTCGTAGTCGCCGAGCGCGAACGCCGCGACCGTGTTCGCCCGTACGTCGGGGAAGGTGCGCGCCATCTGACCGTGCTCGGCGAGCATCGCGCGGCGCTCCTCGTCCGGCAGCAGGTACCACTCGTAGGACCGGACGAACGGGTACACGCAGACGTACGCGCGCGGCTCCTCGTCGGCCAGGAAAGCCGGGATGTGGCTCTTGTTGAACTCGGCCGGCCGGTGCAGCGCGAACTGCGACCAGACCGGGACCAGGTGCCGGCCCAGCCGCGACCGGCGGAGCGCGTGGTACGCCTGCTGCAGCGCGTCCGAGCTCGGCGCGTGCCACCAGATCATGAAGTCGGCGTCGGCCCGGAACCCCTCGACGTCGTAGATCCCGCGGATCACCACGTCGTCGGCCGCCAGCTTCCCGACCAGGTCGGTCAGCTCCGCGGTCAGCTCGTCCCTGTCCGCGTCCCCGAGGGGCGTCTCGACCTTGAACACCGACCACAAGGTGTAGCGGATGACGTTGTTCAGCTCACGGGCCTTCGGCTTACCAGTCACGACTTCATTGTCTCCAATGCGTCCAGGTGCTCCCGCACCCGGGTGGCCGCCTTGCCACCCGATGCCACGCACGCGGCGATCCCGACCCCCCGGTACGCCGCCCCGCAAACGGCCAGCCCCGGTACGCCGGCCACCGCCGCCTCGACCCGGTCCACCCGGTCCAGGTGGCCCACCGCGTACTGCGGGAGGCCGCCGCCCCACCGAGTCACCAGCGATCCGACGACACCGTCCAGCCCGATGGCCTTCCGCAGATCGGCGACCGCCAGCTGGACCAGCTCTTCGTCGGAGCGCTGCAGCACGTACTCCTCACCGAGCCGGCCGACCGAGGTCCGCAGGACCGCGAGGTCTCCCCCGGCTTCGGCGGACCAGGCCCATTTGGCATGCGAGTACGTCGCCGCCTTGATGGTCCTGTCCTCCACCGACGGCACGAGGAAGCCCGAGCCGGTCGCGCCCGCCGGCCAGTCGGCCTTGCGGACCGCGAGCGTGACGATCGCCATACTCGCGTACTCGATCGCGGCGAGTTCGGTCGTTGCCGCGGGCACCAGTTCGGCGAGCATCCGGGCGGCCGGCGCCGCGGGTACGGCGACCACGATCGCGTCGGCGGTCAGGTACGTCGGCGCGGGCACCGGCCCGGCCTCGAGCTCGAACCCCTCCGCGGTCCGCGCGATCCGCCGTACCGCGAGCTTGGTCCGGATCTTGACGCCGCGGGCGGTCAGGTCTTGTTCGAGGGCTGTGACGAGGCGGTTGATGCCGCCGACGACGCCAGCGAACACGGGCTGGCCGGCGCGCTTCTGGCCGAGTTCGCGGAGCTCGGCGGTGGCGGCGAGCAGGCTTGGCGCGGTGCGGAGCCTCGCGTACAGGTCGGGGACGGCGGCGGCGAGCGAGATCTCCTCGGCCTTCCCGGCGTACACCCCGCCGAGCAGGGGGTCGACCAGCTTGTCGGTGACCGCGGGCCCCATCCGTTCGGCGACGAAGCGGCCGATCGCTACGTCCTCGGTCAGCGCGGGCGCGGGCAGGTCCGACTCGTGGGCGACTTGTTCGGCGGCAGCCTCCCCGAGTACGTCGGTGGTCGCGGACGGATCGACCGGTACGCCCATCACGGTCGGGGGGATCGCCCGGATCCGGTCGCCGATCCACAGCCCGGCCGAGGTGGTTGCCGGATGCACCAGATCGTCGGCGAGGCCGACCGCCTTGATCAGCTCCACCGCCTCCGGGCGACGGGCCAGGACCGACTCGGCGCCGAGGTCGACCGGTACGCCTTCGAGGTCGGCTCCGGCCAGCTTCCCGCCGAGCCGCGGCGAACCCTCGAGGATCGTCACCTCCGGCGGGTTCGGACCGGTCACCAGCGCGTGCGCCGCCGCCAGCCCGCTGATCCCGCCACCGACCACCACGACCCGGCTCACCCGGCTCATAAGTCCTCCAGTACGTACTTCTTGCCCGGCCCGAGATCGGTGCTCGAGACGCCGACCTGCCGGAAACCCACCCGGGTGAGGACCGCCTGCGACGCCGGGTTCCGGTCCGAGGCGCCCGCCCGGAGTGAGGTCAGTCCGTAGCTGGGCGCCAGCTGGATGATCGCGCGCACCGCCGCCGTCGCGAGACCGCGGCCGGCCCACTTCTCGGCGATCCGGTAGCCCAATTCGGCCTGTCCGTCGACGAGGTCGATCAGATTCACCCGGCCGACGACCGCGCCGTCACCGTCGACCAGCACGTGGAACCGGCAGATGTCCGCCTCCTGCTCGGCGAGCTGCGCCGCGTGCCGGGTCGGGAAGTCCGCGAAGTACTCGTCGCCGCGGTCCCAGATCCACTTGGCGAAGTACTCCCGGTTCTCCAGTTCGAAGGCGAGTACGGCGTCCGCGTGGTCCGGGCGCAGCGGCTCCAGCGTCACGCCGTGATCAGGCAGGTACATGAGCGGAGTGCACATACTGGGTGATTCGGCGCAGCACGTCGGGGTCGGCGTCCGGCGGCACGCCGTGGCCGAGGTTGAAGATGTGGCCGGGTGCGGCCTTCCCCTCCGCGAGGATCCGGTCGATCTCGGGCTCGATCGCGTCCCACCCGGCGAACAGCAGCGCCGGGTCGAGGTTGCCCTGCACCGGCTTCGGCGTACCGATCCGGCGTACTGCCTCGTCCAGCGGGACGCGCCAGTCGACGCCGACCACGTCCGCGCCGGCCGCGCTCATCAGTCCCAGTAGCTCGCCCGTGTTCACGCCGAAATGCACCCGGGGTACGTCGTACTGCTTGATCGCCTCGAACACCCGCGCGGTGTGCGGCAGCACGAACCGCTCGTAGTCCCGCGGCGACAGCCCGCCCGCCCACGAGTCGAACAGCTGGATCGCCGACGCGCCGGCCTCCACCTGGACCGCCAGGTACGCGATCGCGACGTCGGCGAGCCGGTCCGCGAGCGCGTGCCACAGCTCCGGGTTGCCGTGCATCATCGCCTTGGTCTTCGCGAAGTCCTTGCTCGGACCGCCCTCGACCAGGTACGACGCGACCGTGAACGGGGCGCCCGCGAAGCCGATCAGCGGCGTACCGCCGAGCTCGGAGACGAGCTGCTGCACGGCCTCGGTCGTGTACGGGACGTCCGCCGGGGTGACCGGCCGGACTCGTCCGACCCCTTCCGCGTCCCGGATCGGGTCCGCCACCACCGGGCCGACGCCCGGCTTGATATCGATGTCGAAACCGGCCGACTTCAGCGGGGCCACGATGTCGGAGTAGAAGATCGCCGCGTCGACGCCGTAACGACGGACCGGCTGCAGCGTTATCTCGACGACGAGGTCCGGCCGGGTCAGGGACTCCAGCATCGAGACCCCCTCGCGGACCTTCCGGTATTCGGGCAGCGCCCGCCCGGCCTGCCGCATGAACCACACCGGCGTGTGCGGCGGACGCTCACCCCGAGCAGCAAGAAGATAGGCGGAACGGTCGAGCGAGGAGGGTAACGTCGGGGCCACGGACCGATGATCCCACCCGGTCCACTCCGGATCCGGCGCGGGGCCCTCCCGTACCGTGTCCTGCCGCAGGCGCCGCCATACACAGAGCTACCGGCGCGTCTAAGCAAGCGGCGGTGAGTAATCAGTCGTAGGCTGCCGACATGGGTGCCCGCAAGCAGGTCGACGCGCCACCCGCGGAGTTCGCCGAGGCAGTCTCGCAGTTACGGGGTGCCCGGTTCCGGCCCGAGGTTTTCGTCGAGGAGATGCCCGCACCGCAGCGGATCGCACCGCATGCGGCGGCGGTCAGCGCGGACGTGACGGTCGACGGTGACGATGTCGCCACCGGCCGCCTGGTCGTCCTCTACGATCCCGCGGGGAACGACGCCTGGCAGTCGACCTTCCGCTGTGTCGCGTACGTGCGTGCCGCCGTCGAACCGGAGATGGTGA includes the following:
- a CDS encoding adenylate/guanylate cyclase domain-containing protein; protein product: MPERRFVYTPAMVGLTALVLLVPIAGLVLLRQAPALDVHWEHHPTHFWLVLLTAALGAVLAYLTGAAALRRGDARVLFVSLAFLSAAGFLGLHALATPKVLLDTPNAGFTLATPVGVALASVFAFLSSLTVSGTTWGRRARDGLIVVMALWAVASVLRLPPLHATSVPEVAEGILRGLAVPAVVLYGVAAARYLRIWWERPSLMVLSMISAFVLLGEAMVALVFARNWALSWWEWHVLLLAAFVLVVAGVRIQWYEERFADLYQADTVSGRRELTVLFADLQGFTAFSEQHDPAEVTAMLNTYFEVVVPPVVRRHGGEVDRIIGDALMVTFNKRGDQPDHAARAAAAGLALQDAATAVRDAHPNWPQFRVGINSGIASVSLLGTEGGRTHTVIGDTVNVASRIEGKAPAGGVAIGTATKALLPRARTESLGLVSLKGKSEPVEVYRLLALDE
- a CDS encoding AbrB/MazE/SpoVT family DNA-binding domain-containing protein, which codes for MDTHIGFAAVQPKNGTITIPAQLRRRFGLDKPGAQVEIIVRDGEIVLLPHVAVPAEQAWFWSERWQAKEREADTDLAAGRATTFDTAEDFLAHLEQINAEADDADRTSGE
- the msrB gene encoding peptide-methionine (R)-S-oxide reductase MsrB — its product is MTDDTKQYAVQKSEAEWKAQLSPAEFHVLRQAGTERPFVGEYTDTKTVGVYKCRACDAELFRSETKFDSHCGWPSFFAPLAEDRVEYIEDSTLGMKRVEVRCANCGSHLGHVFEGEGYGTPTDLRYCINSISLTLAPL
- a CDS encoding lamin tail domain-containing protein, translated to MSALIRPPRRLGVLVVTSSLVLAGAAALVARPADAASTDVLITEVYGGGGNSGAPYTNDFIELTNNSSAPVDVSGWSVQYASAAGTSWQVTKLTGSIAPGAAYLIQESGGANGQPMPAPNVTGTIPMSATAGKVALVTNQTALACGSACHADPAVRDYVGFGTANDSETAPAPGLSNTTSAARSNPKQDTDNNSADFAAGNPSPGTLTGGPAEPPLDAKIHDIQGAAHRSPLEGKRVTDVTGVVTAKSSSGFWFQDTQPDADPATSEGIFVFTSSAPTVSVGDALSVEGTVAEFRPGGSGGTTNLTTTELTNAKITVTGTAAVPAPTIVGPGGRVPPSTVIEDDANGDVEKTSTAFDPATDGMDFWESLEGMWIGINQPEVTGPTSSFRELSVVPAGSGVRTVRGGILLQKTDSNPERILLDDVLTPVPDAKTGDKLAGTVTGVVDYSFGNFKFLPTTTPTVIDGGVQREVTKASLPTQLSVATFNVENLDPSDGDAKFDGLAQAVVHNLAAPDILGLEEVQDNDGAINSGTTAADKTLNMLVAAIVKAGGPTYAWREIDPVDNAEGGEPGGNIRVAFMYRTDKPLKFVDTPGGGSTTATTIVTDPAGRPHLSSSPGRVDPANPAWAATRVPLAGEFKWHGQTVFVVVNHFSSKGGDDPLWGRFQPPVQSSAPKRHEQAAAVRGFVDQILAKDKGANVVVLGDLNDFDWSQTADILVGSGNTALVDLPRTLPLPERYSYVFEGNSQILDQILISQNLRPTASYDVVHMNAEFPDQISDHDPQVVKLTPLPSWVR
- a CDS encoding AAA family ATPase → MADEVRTPRVLDVLSAAEPWEVPAAWVERIRAQLKVWAADPDALRPLRSDAFPDFVKGTPAAVWFTHQVAPLLTGWIPVLHGEYADLSAELTHDFYRPSSRLGGNGHVIYVAPTDWHLQAIAGARGFRELGRKHALLVSRDVVRLFVDAPPMAARAEALAAAFDRVVADREATHLHITGEYDEIAKYWRTDALRPGERAVLPELAGPTAALRYSINSIRDTHARLLMTSPDEYAGDFAQVLAELILASGLRGIPQAVANILGDATIDVHHALEEIAPRFNLHTWHGHVNQWMSRAIRSGQSPLARAWGAAAARVGVHLSGVLSKQPWPEPEIPDLTTLFRMLDRERWSALETAAAAEQDHSLSAAWSSVKKDAEDGQTPAKSSGVDVNEPLPPKPVDLTDNPLAELDSLIGLESVKDAVRKMVAEVKTNLRRAELGLPSHERARHMVFVGKPGTAKTTIARLLSRIYHQLGVLEKGHVVEVDRSDLVGAAVGSTAPMTAAKFREALGGVLFIDEAYSLTPENTPGDYGLEAVATILKMMEDHRNDCIVIVAGYHREMQRFMESNTGLQSRFPKLLSFSEYDTDQLVQIFELQARQKGMIYGEEVLDKVRSVIPPAPRGHSFGNGRFIRNVLEEAVSNQATRLSALDPHKLTERDLRELIPADVRPPTSMRAEDYLLQKPGT
- a CDS encoding VOC family protein, with amino-acid sequence MSKAFPVLYVSDVRRAVEFYTLLGYRPTYQFPLEGEPHYVGLERGESSLGLSDANWPEAQLGITVGTAPRFELFVYVDNVETEIERFRAAGHPILQEPATMPWGERQAYLADPDGNPVALATPV
- a CDS encoding FAD-dependent oxidoreductase; the encoded protein is MGGDPGGGPRLRAARPLLLVVDADPERLERCETELDRGFGADFRVRGELTAAAALDCLQRAHDWEQRVAVVLVDHALPADQRAAVLAASRTLHPDARRALLIEWGAWADRTTASAILSAMSVGDINYYVLKPWIAHDELFHRTVAEFVQEWSRYEVANLREVVVIAAGNSVRGQAVRSLLARNGIPSAFRESGSALANDVLEFIGEPDPGTGVLVWMPAVGGAVLHDPTDAEIAEAWGVPTTLESDDTAFDVLVIGAGPGGLAAAVYGSSEGLRTLVVERESIGGQAGTSSLIRNYLGFSRGIRGSELAQRGYQQAWVFGAHFVLMRTVGQLEWRDGRFHAVIEDVGEVTARAVVLATGVSYRRLDVPALERLVGNGVYYGASVSEAHGLKDRDACVVGGGNSAGQAVLHLARYCRHVLLVIRGEDLSASMSQYLIDAIDAAGNVTVRASSEVVDGGGDGRLQRLTLRDRKTGTEEDLPIDGLFVMIGAVPGTRWLPAEVARDKLGFVLTGSDAGADPLWREGRPPQPYETTLPGLFSVGDVRSGSVKRVASAVGEGSVVVSQIHTHLKVAPDA